A DNA window from Fusobacterium mortiferum ATCC 9817 contains the following coding sequences:
- a CDS encoding TDT family transporter, with protein sequence MKSFKELFKSLPVAFTGLALGVSGVSGVLAVILSPIFLYVGNFISLMLLLPIIIKNILHFEVFKEELKHPTLGSFIPTLDMALMNFSVILYGFSATLGKGLWLLCIVLHFIFAVSFIYHRFNSWDIHHMVPSWFVPPIGIVVACVDSTLMGMPHLSHALFYIGFIFYIIMLPMMLYRIIFVERIDDTRLPTFAIMAAPPNLCLAGYLVAFSNPNPVIINFLFPLGLFMTALIYIAMFRIFKISFTPVYASFTFPLAISSTAILKYSNYIKAFDLGKGEFWYTFACVAATLATILITGIFIKMMIFVKRNIIKA encoded by the coding sequence ATGAAATCTTTTAAAGAGCTTTTCAAATCTTTACCAGTTGCATTTACAGGACTAGCTCTTGGAGTATCTGGAGTAAGTGGAGTATTAGCAGTTATTTTATCACCTATTTTTCTATATGTTGGTAATTTTATATCTCTTATGTTATTGTTACCTATTATTATAAAAAATATTTTACATTTTGAAGTTTTTAAAGAGGAATTAAAACACCCAACATTAGGAAGTTTTATTCCTACATTAGATATGGCACTTATGAATTTTTCTGTTATCCTATATGGATTCTCTGCTACTTTAGGTAAAGGATTATGGCTTTTATGTATAGTATTACATTTTATCTTCGCAGTATCTTTTATCTATCATAGATTTAATTCTTGGGATATACACCATATGGTACCTAGTTGGTTTGTTCCTCCTATTGGAATAGTTGTAGCTTGTGTTGATTCTACACTAATGGGAATGCCTCATCTATCACATGCACTTTTCTACATAGGATTTATCTTCTATATCATAATGCTACCAATGATGCTTTATAGAATAATCTTTGTTGAAAGAATAGATGATACTAGATTACCAACATTTGCTATTATGGCTGCTCCACCTAATCTTTGTTTAGCTGGATACTTAGTAGCTTTTAGTAACCCTAATCCAGTTATAATTAATTTTCTTTTCCCATTGGGATTATTTATGACAGCACTTATATATATAGCTATGTTTAGAATATTTAAAATCAGTTTTACTCCAGTATATGCTTCATTTACTTTCCCATTAGCTATTAGTTCAACAGCTATATTAAAATATTCTAACTACATTAAAGCTTTTGATTTAGGTAAGGGAGAATTTTGGTACACATTTGCTTGTGTAGCTGCTACTTTAGCAACTATACTAATAACTGGAATATTTATTAAAATGATGATTTTTGTAAAAAGAAATATTATTAAAGCTTAA
- a CDS encoding ABC transporter ATP-binding protein — protein MFKYFKPYIPRGIIAALFKMGESFADLTLPLIMAKVIDIGVSNKDFEYILSMGGKMILVAGAGYLSAILSNYFSSRTSQEFGANLRESIFTKIQHFTFNQLNKFSQASLITRITKDVDQVTNMFLMCIRMVLRGLTTGIGAVIMAIIINPTLSIIFIIITPLIIYSTLYYMKKSFGLFDLVQKKLDNLTLILRENLSGIRVVRALSKEKIEESRFDKKNDELKEQSIKAESLMISKLPFITLIMNLGVVAVLWFGGINVHYGNMHLGEIVAFINYLNMILFAMNALSFLFTLYSKTSISYKRIKEIVGENIEVVEQEEFEKNLSDNILEFNHVYFSYDKSDRYVLEDIDFKIKRGESIGVIGGIGSGKSTLVSLIPRFFDVVKGEIKIDGVNIKRYQESELRGKIGLVLQKAFLFSQSIRENIMWGNQYATQEDIELVAHISQGKEFIEKFPEKYETELIKGGNNLSGGQKQRVSIARTLLKQPEILIFDDSFSALDFITEHKLKEELKTYMKTVTTITISPKISSLIKMDRIIVMDNGKIAGFDTHENLIKNCSVYREICESQEICTTEVCNYE, from the coding sequence ATGTTTAAATATTTTAAACCTTATATCCCAAGAGGAATAATAGCAGCCCTCTTTAAGATGGGAGAGTCCTTTGCAGATTTGACACTTCCACTTATAATGGCTAAGGTAATAGATATTGGGGTTTCTAATAAAGATTTTGAATATATTCTTTCTATGGGAGGAAAGATGATTTTAGTAGCTGGAGCTGGATATCTTTCAGCTATTTTGTCTAATTATTTTTCATCTAGAACCTCTCAAGAGTTTGGAGCAAATTTAAGAGAAAGTATATTTACAAAGATTCAGCACTTTACATTTAACCAACTGAATAAATTTTCACAAGCCTCTTTGATAACGAGAATAACCAAAGATGTAGACCAAGTTACTAATATGTTTTTGATGTGTATAAGAATGGTGTTGAGAGGGCTTACTACGGGAATAGGAGCAGTAATTATGGCTATAATTATCAATCCAACACTTTCTATTATTTTTATAATAATAACACCGCTTATAATCTATTCAACTCTTTACTATATGAAAAAATCTTTTGGGCTTTTTGATTTGGTACAAAAAAAATTAGATAATTTGACATTGATACTTAGAGAAAATTTATCAGGAATTAGAGTAGTGAGAGCTCTTTCTAAAGAAAAGATAGAAGAGAGTAGATTTGACAAAAAAAATGATGAATTGAAAGAACAAAGTATAAAAGCTGAGAGTCTTATGATAAGTAAGCTTCCTTTTATAACATTGATTATGAATTTAGGTGTAGTAGCAGTGCTTTGGTTTGGTGGAATAAATGTACACTATGGAAATATGCACTTAGGAGAGATAGTTGCCTTTATCAATTATCTCAATATGATACTATTTGCAATGAATGCTCTTTCATTTTTATTTACTCTTTATAGTAAAACTAGTATCTCATATAAAAGAATAAAGGAGATAGTAGGAGAAAATATAGAGGTAGTAGAGCAGGAGGAATTTGAAAAAAATCTCTCAGATAATATTTTAGAATTTAATCATGTGTATTTTTCCTATGATAAAAGTGATAGATATGTACTAGAGGATATAGATTTTAAAATTAAAAGAGGTGAGAGTATAGGAGTAATAGGTGGAATTGGTTCTGGAAAATCTACACTGGTTTCTCTTATCCCAAGATTTTTTGATGTGGTAAAGGGAGAGATAAAAATTGATGGAGTAAATATTAAGAGATATCAAGAGAGTGAACTAAGAGGAAAGATTGGACTAGTTTTGCAAAAAGCTTTTCTTTTTTCTCAAAGTATAAGAGAGAATATAATGTGGGGTAATCAATATGCTACTCAAGAAGATATAGAGTTAGTAGCACATATCTCACAAGGAAAAGAGTTTATAGAAAAATTTCCAGAAAAATATGAAACGGAATTGATTAAGGGTGGGAATAATCTTTCTGGAGGACAAAAACAGAGAGTTTCCATTGCAAGAACACTACTAAAACAACCAGAGATACTCATTTTTGATGATAGTTTTAGTGCATTAGATTTTATTACTGAGCATAAGCTAAAAGAGGAATTAAAAACCTATATGAAAACAGTTACAACTATAACTATATCTCCTAAAATATCCTCTCTTATTAAGATGGATAGAATAATAGTGATGGATAATGGAAAGATAGCAGGATTCGATACCCATGAAAATCTTATAAAAAATTGTAGTGTATATAGAGAGATTTGTGAATCACAAGAGATATGTACAACAGAGGTGTGTAACTATGAATAA
- a CDS encoding ABC transporter ATP-binding protein, which translates to MNKSILKKLTPYLYQYRYKFLFLIFLAIIGNILTLIGPYLVGKAVNVIHIDMSKENFIYLAGISVALLFTYISGAFLSLIQNIKMNKISQEIVNVMRKNAFNKIHKFPLKVFNSMAQGNILTILINDIDNISSSLSQIGTRIVVNILTISTALGIMIYISPSLTIIQLALVSVTGLFLKGITKKSKEKRRVQQRYLGKLNSYVDEILTGQAEVKSFSYEERAIEKFKKLNDDYRETAIKTLFFSGFNFPTLNFINNIGYSLIIFTGAIFMLKGKINLGELSSFIIYSKLFNRPIASISEAYNIIQAVIVSSERFFSFMELEEDSIGGEKELIPEKIRGEIEFRDVNFSYDDEVSVLKNLSFKAGAGKVVAIVGPTGGGKTTIVNLLMKFYDISSGEILLDGINIDEYKKSDIRKLFGMVLQDSWLFTGTIEENIRYGNENITHEDIINSAKLACAHDFISKLPMGYDTIISEDNMVLSQGQKQLITIARIIASNPKFLILDEATSGVDTRTELRLQKAISNITKNRTSFVIAHRLSTIKNADLILVLKDGAIIEKGTHKELMELGGFYQTMYNTQYAL; encoded by the coding sequence ATGAATAAGAGTATATTAAAGAAATTGACTCCATATCTTTACCAGTATAGATATAAATTTTTATTTTTAATATTCTTAGCCATAATAGGAAATATTTTGACTTTGATAGGACCATATCTAGTGGGGAAAGCTGTCAATGTTATCCATATAGATATGAGCAAGGAAAACTTTATATATTTAGCTGGGATATCAGTGGCTTTACTTTTTACATATATCTCTGGAGCATTTCTCTCTTTAATACAGAATATCAAAATGAATAAGATATCTCAAGAGATAGTAAATGTGATGAGAAAAAATGCCTTTAATAAGATACATAAGTTTCCACTTAAAGTATTTAATAGTATGGCACAGGGAAATATTTTAACTATTCTTATAAATGATATAGATAATATCAGTAGTTCTTTATCTCAAATAGGAACAAGAATAGTAGTAAATATCTTAACTATATCTACAGCTCTAGGAATTATGATATACATAAGTCCATCTCTTACAATAATACAACTAGCTCTTGTATCTGTTACTGGATTATTTTTAAAAGGGATAACTAAGAAAAGCAAGGAGAAAAGAAGAGTTCAACAGAGATATTTAGGGAAATTAAATAGTTATGTAGATGAGATACTCACAGGACAAGCAGAGGTAAAATCATTTTCCTATGAAGAAAGAGCTATTGAAAAATTTAAAAAGCTCAATGATGATTATCGTGAAACTGCTATAAAAACTCTATTTTTTTCAGGATTTAATTTTCCAACTTTGAACTTTATAAATAATATAGGGTACTCTTTGATAATTTTTACAGGAGCTATATTTATGTTAAAGGGAAAAATTAATTTAGGGGAACTATCTAGTTTTATTATTTATTCCAAACTTTTTAATAGACCTATTGCAAGTATATCAGAAGCATATAATATTATCCAAGCTGTTATAGTTAGTTCAGAGAGATTTTTTTCTTTTATGGAATTAGAAGAGGATAGTATAGGTGGAGAAAAGGAATTAATTCCAGAAAAAATAAGAGGAGAGATAGAATTTAGAGATGTAAATTTCTCATATGATGATGAGGTAAGTGTATTAAAAAATCTTTCTTTTAAAGCGGGAGCTGGAAAAGTTGTAGCAATAGTTGGACCAACTGGTGGAGGAAAAACTACAATAGTAAATCTACTTATGAAATTTTATGATATATCTTCAGGAGAGATACTTCTTGATGGAATCAATATTGATGAATATAAAAAATCTGATATAAGAAAATTATTTGGAATGGTTTTACAAGATAGTTGGCTATTTACAGGGACAATTGAGGAAAATATTAGATATGGAAATGAAAATATTACCCATGAAGATATAATAAATAGTGCAAAGCTTGCTTGTGCTCATGATTTTATTAGTAAATTACCTATGGGATATGATACAATAATAAGTGAAGATAACATGGTATTATCTCAGGGGCAAAAACAACTTATTACTATTGCTAGAATAATTGCATCGAATCCTAAATTTTTAATTTTAGACGAGGCTACAAGTGGAGTAGATACTAGAACAGAATTAAGATTGCAAAAAGCTATTTCCAATATAACTAAAAATAGAACAAGTTTTGTAATTGCTCATAGACTTTCTACCATAAAAAACGCAGATTTAATATTAGTATTGAAAGATGGAGCTATAATTGAGAAAGGTACTCATAAAGAGTTGATGGAGCTAGGGGGATTCTATCAAACTATGTACAATACTCAATATGCTTTATAG
- a CDS encoding MFS transporter: protein MSKRLPTSIQIFYGLGVSYAIVDQIFAQWILYFYLPPESSGLKPVMAPLLISLALVISRFVDMVTDPVVGFLSDKVNTRWGRRIPFIAVGIIPLALFTIAFFYPPMNNEKLAFIYLAIVGSMFFTFYTIVGAPYNSLIPEIGQTTEERLNLSTWQSVFRLVYTAIAMIIPGALIGMIGKGDTLVGVRGMVISLCVLVIIGGLITVFLVPEKKYSLGKTSQANFRDTMRIVFKNKAFINYLFGLLFFFIGFNNLRAIMNYFIEDIMGMGKGAITIASALLFGMSALFFYPTNKLSKKYGYRKIMLACLAMLTFFTLCLFQLGKIIPVSMGYPLFALIGIPVAGSAFIFPPAMLSEIGSKISEENGNRIEGVCFGIQGFFLKMAFMISILILPIILVAGNGDILSAITTAPKGVEKSGIYLTSLVSAISFIISFFFYYRYEE from the coding sequence ATGAGTAAAAGATTACCTACAAGTATACAGATTTTTTATGGATTAGGGGTAAGCTATGCCATTGTTGACCAGATATTTGCTCAATGGATACTATATTTTTATCTACCACCAGAGAGTTCAGGACTAAAGCCTGTAATGGCTCCACTTCTTATCTCACTAGCTCTAGTTATTTCAAGATTTGTAGATATGGTAACTGACCCAGTAGTAGGATTTTTATCTGATAAAGTAAATACGAGATGGGGTAGGCGTATTCCTTTTATAGCTGTGGGAATTATTCCATTAGCACTATTTACTATTGCTTTTTTCTATCCACCTATGAATAATGAAAAATTAGCTTTTATCTATCTAGCTATAGTTGGTTCTATGTTCTTTACTTTTTATACAATAGTAGGAGCCCCTTACAACTCTCTTATCCCAGAGATAGGGCAGACAACTGAAGAGAGATTAAATCTTTCTACTTGGCAATCAGTTTTTAGATTAGTTTATACAGCTATCGCTATGATTATTCCTGGAGCATTAATAGGAATGATAGGTAAGGGGGATACTCTTGTAGGTGTAAGAGGTATGGTTATCTCTCTATGTGTGTTAGTTATTATTGGTGGACTTATCACTGTATTTTTAGTTCCTGAGAAAAAATACTCTCTTGGTAAAACTTCTCAAGCTAATTTTAGAGATACTATGAGGATAGTTTTTAAAAATAAAGCTTTTATCAACTATCTTTTTGGACTTCTATTTTTCTTTATAGGTTTTAATAATCTAAGAGCTATAATGAACTACTTTATAGAGGATATTATGGGAATGGGAAAAGGAGCTATCACTATTGCATCAGCTCTTCTCTTTGGAATGTCAGCTCTATTTTTCTATCCAACAAATAAGCTTTCTAAAAAATATGGCTATAGAAAAATTATGTTAGCTTGTCTAGCTATGCTTACATTTTTCACTCTCTGCCTATTCCAATTAGGAAAAATCATTCCAGTTTCTATGGGATATCCACTTTTTGCTTTAATTGGTATACCTGTTGCTGGTTCAGCTTTTATCTTCCCACCAGCTATGCTCAGTGAAATAGGTAGCAAGATAAGTGAAGAGAATGGAAATAGAATAGAGGGAGTTTGTTTTGGTATACAGGGATTTTTCTTAAAGATGGCTTTTATGATATCTATACTTATACTTCCAATTATATTAGTAGCTGGAAATGGAGATATCCTTTCTGCTATTACCACAGCACCTAAGGGAGTAGAAAAATCTGGTATATACCTCACTTCTTTAGTTTCAGCTATATCTTTTATAATAT
- a CDS encoding nucleotidyltransferase, with translation MKATGIVVEYNPFHNGHRYHLQKAKELNPDSIIIAVMSGDFVQRGEPSIVDRWTKAKMALANGIDIVVELPVFYSSQSAEIFAKGAVGILEELRCNSMIFGSERGEIEELKRISTLQESDEFKIKLKERLKEGHSYPTAHSLTMKEILGESELNSNDILGLEYIKAIKYWKSSITPMTLKREKVGYHDTNIVGDFASATKIREHLKKNEEIKNIVTKESYNILKDYDNFTYMEDFYSLIRYELIKNSKKLSDIQDMEIGFENRLYEGAVKFSDYKDFFQAISNRRYTMGRVQRVLTHTLLGLTNSITEEVKKSIPYVRVLGFNSKGREYLSYLKKFENSKIITSYKKMNEIFSPEVCSLIEFNEESSKIYRLINNYKDYKSPIILKEETNE, from the coding sequence ATGAAAGCCACAGGAATAGTAGTGGAATACAATCCTTTTCACAATGGACACAGATACCATCTACAAAAAGCTAAAGAACTGAATCCTGACTCTATCATCATAGCTGTTATGAGTGGAGATTTTGTTCAAAGAGGAGAGCCTTCAATAGTTGATAGGTGGACAAAGGCTAAGATGGCTTTAGCTAATGGAATAGATATAGTAGTAGAGTTACCTGTTTTTTATTCTTCACAAAGTGCAGAGATTTTTGCTAAAGGAGCTGTTGGAATTTTAGAAGAATTAAGATGTAACTCTATGATATTTGGTTCAGAGAGAGGAGAGATTGAAGAGTTAAAAAGAATATCTACACTTCAAGAAAGTGATGAGTTTAAAATAAAATTAAAAGAGAGATTAAAAGAGGGACATTCATATCCCACTGCACATAGTCTAACTATGAAAGAGATTTTAGGAGAGAGTGAACTTAACTCCAACGATATCTTAGGACTTGAATACATAAAAGCCATCAAATATTGGAAAAGTTCCATAACACCTATGACTCTAAAAAGAGAAAAGGTAGGGTATCACGATACAAATATTGTAGGAGATTTTGCAAGTGCTACAAAGATTAGAGAGCATCTTAAAAAAAATGAAGAGATTAAAAATATTGTTACAAAGGAAAGTTATAATATTTTAAAAGATTATGATAACTTTACATATATGGAAGATTTTTACTCTCTTATTAGATATGAGTTAATTAAAAACTCTAAAAAACTATCTGATATACAGGATATGGAGATTGGTTTTGAAAATAGGCTCTATGAAGGAGCTGTAAAATTTTCTGACTATAAAGATTTTTTTCAAGCTATTAGCAATAGAAGATACACTATGGGAAGAGTACAAAGGGTACTAACTCATACACTTTTAGGACTTACTAACTCTATCACTGAAGAGGTAAAAAAATCTATCCCCTATGTGAGAGTACTAGGATTTAATTCTAAGGGAAGAGAGTATCTAAGTTATCTAAAGAAATTTGAAAACAGTAAGATTATCACCTCTTACAAAAAAATGAATGAGATTTTTTCTCCAGAGGTTTGCTCTCTAATAGAGTTCAACGAAGAAAGCTCAAAAATATATAGACTTATAAATAATTACAAGGACTATAAGTCCCCAATAATTTTAAAGGAGGAAACTAATGAGTAA
- a CDS encoding TMEM164-related integral membrane acyltransferase: METFKLFSNEHFILIISNILFFTFLLFIANFFNKRYFAKISAITIFILKLAELTYRHLYNNEEIFQLLPLHLCNITLIFVIIMMLSGSKTLFQLCFYWSLGAIFAIATPDVKYSFPNFMTLSFFTTHFYILFAVVYAYIFFKFRPTLWGYFIAFFVINLICLGVYFLNDSLGTNYLYVNRVPDFSSPINYFGEWPYYIVVVELIYIILTYLIYFPFKSRAVKFGKSKFY; this comes from the coding sequence ATGGAAACTTTTAAACTTTTTAGTAATGAACATTTTATTTTAATTATTTCTAATATTTTATTTTTTACTTTTTTACTATTCATAGCTAATTTCTTCAATAAAAGATATTTTGCAAAGATCTCAGCAATAACTATTTTTATTTTAAAATTAGCTGAATTAACATACAGACATCTCTACAATAATGAAGAGATTTTTCAGCTTTTACCACTTCATCTATGTAATATCACTTTAATATTTGTTATTATAATGATGTTAAGTGGTTCAAAGACACTATTTCAACTATGTTTTTATTGGAGCTTAGGAGCTATTTTTGCTATTGCTACTCCTGATGTAAAGTATTCTTTCCCTAATTTTATGACTTTGAGTTTTTTTACAACTCATTTCTATATATTATTTGCTGTAGTTTATGCTTATATCTTTTTTAAATTTCGTCCAACACTTTGGGGATATTTTATAGCATTTTTCGTAATCAACTTAATATGTTTAGGAGTATATTTTCTAAATGATTCTTTAGGTACTAATTATCTATATGTCAATAGAGTCCCTGATTTTTCATCTCCTATAAATTATTTCGGAGAATGGCCTTATTATATTGTTGTAGTAGAATTAATATATATTATCCTCACTTACCTTATCTATTTTCCTTTTAAAAGTAGAGCTGTAAAATTTGGAAAATCTAAGTTTTATTAA
- a CDS encoding MATE family efflux transporter produces the protein MLINFKKDREFFKNLLILAIPIILQNLIGASLNLLDNLMIGSLGENAIASTGIANQYYMLYYNATNGIVMGAGIFMAQYWGKKDIKSIYKFMGISLLFSLITAILFVIGGVFFAENIMGIFTQEKIVSDLGKDYLAAVAPSYIFTSISLSFAMALRSAGYTKIPMYASLIGLIFNGILNYILIFGKFGAPALGVTGAALGTTVARLMEMSFILHTIYIRDKNIIAGKVSEMFTFTRDLINKFIKTATPVVFNDVMWIGGITVYFIAYSKLGTNATATMQIANTINNTFNIFAIGIAIATSIVIGNKIGAGKESEAKEAAIKINIFGVFLGIIVGIFFYLLSPFIVLLFKITPETKANVITVLKIMSVFVPVRFFGAVQILGVLRGGGDVLYAIIVELIAVWGIGVPLSFLGATYFKYPITTVYFFVCMEEPFKMIATLPRLISGKWIRNLVK, from the coding sequence ATGTTAATTAATTTTAAGAAAGACAGAGAATTTTTTAAAAATCTTTTAATCTTAGCTATTCCAATTATTTTACAAAACCTTATTGGAGCATCATTAAACTTACTTGATAACTTGATGATAGGTAGTCTTGGAGAAAACGCTATCGCTTCAACAGGGATAGCCAACCAATATTATATGCTTTACTACAATGCTACTAATGGTATAGTTATGGGAGCTGGAATATTTATGGCTCAATATTGGGGTAAAAAAGATATAAAAAGTATCTATAAATTTATGGGAATATCTCTTCTTTTCTCCCTTATTACAGCTATCTTATTTGTTATAGGTGGAGTCTTCTTTGCTGAAAATATTATGGGAATATTTACTCAAGAAAAAATTGTTTCTGATTTAGGAAAAGATTATCTAGCTGCTGTGGCACCTAGTTATATTTTTACAAGTATATCTCTCTCTTTTGCTATGGCTCTAAGAAGTGCTGGTTATACAAAAATACCTATGTACGCTAGTTTGATTGGACTAATTTTCAATGGAATTTTAAACTACATACTTATCTTTGGAAAATTCGGTGCCCCAGCTCTTGGAGTAACTGGTGCTGCCCTTGGAACTACTGTAGCTAGACTTATGGAGATGAGCTTTATACTACACACTATATATATCAGAGATAAAAATATTATAGCTGGTAAAGTTAGTGAGATGTTTACTTTTACAAGAGATTTAATCAATAAATTTATCAAAACTGCTACTCCTGTTGTATTTAATGATGTAATGTGGATAGGAGGAATTACTGTATATTTTATAGCTTACTCTAAACTTGGAACTAATGCCACTGCTACTATGCAGATAGCCAATACTATTAACAATACCTTTAATATCTTTGCTATTGGTATTGCTATTGCCACTAGTATAGTCATAGGGAATAAAATTGGAGCTGGAAAAGAGAGTGAAGCTAAGGAAGCTGCTATTAAGATAAATATCTTTGGAGTTTTCCTTGGAATTATTGTTGGAATATTTTTCTATCTTCTATCTCCATTTATTGTTCTTTTATTTAAGATTACTCCAGAAACAAAAGCTAATGTTATAACTGTTCTTAAAATAATGTCAGTATTTGTACCAGTAAGATTTTTTGGAGCTGTACAAATACTTGGAGTATTACGTGGTGGTGGAGATGTATTGTATGCTATTATTGTTGAGCTAATAGCTGTATGGGGAATAGGAGTACCTCTATCTTTTTTGGGAGCTACATATTTTAAATATCCTATCACAACTGTTTATTTCTTTGTTTGTATGGAAGAACCTTTTAAAATGATAGCTACTCTACCTAGATTAATCTCTGGTAAATGGATTAGAAACTTAGTAAAATAA
- a CDS encoding D-serine ammonia-lyase: MVLGKEIKEWKEEFPIIEKMCNLEDVFWLNENLLSTEEVLKKSVISFDEIVDASERLERFSSYIEKVFPETKISKGIIESPLVKIDKMKNLLDVEGEVYLKCDSHLPISGSIKARGGIYEVLKFAEDVAIKSGKLKITDNYEILDSEDFRKIFSQYSIAVGSTGNLGLSIGIMGAKLGFKVTVHMSADARQWKKDMLRSKGVNVIEYKEDYSKAVEEGRKQASLDKNCHFIDDENSKTLFLGYTVAALRLKKQLEEKNIVITKENPLFVYLPCGVGGGPGGVMFGLKSIFGDSVHCFFAEPTHSPCMTLGLATKLHDKVCVQDFGIDNKTAADGLAVGRASSFVGRCVENIVSGSYTLSDEQMYIYLAQMADLENIYLEPSALAGVKGIELIEKDKVGESYLKAHNIKKENITHIAWATGGNMVPRDIMNEYVNKGKELLK, from the coding sequence ATGGTATTAGGTAAAGAGATAAAAGAGTGGAAAGAAGAGTTTCCAATAATTGAAAAAATGTGTAACTTAGAAGATGTATTTTGGTTAAACGAAAATCTTCTATCAACAGAAGAGGTATTAAAAAAATCTGTAATCTCTTTTGATGAGATAGTTGATGCTAGTGAAAGACTTGAGAGATTTTCCTCATATATAGAAAAAGTTTTTCCAGAAACAAAAATAAGTAAGGGAATAATTGAATCTCCTTTAGTAAAAATTGATAAGATGAAAAATCTTTTAGATGTAGAGGGAGAAGTATATTTAAAATGTGATAGTCATCTTCCTATCTCTGGTTCAATAAAAGCTAGAGGGGGAATCTATGAAGTACTAAAATTTGCTGAAGATGTAGCTATCAAAAGTGGAAAATTAAAGATTACAGATAATTATGAGATTTTAGATAGTGAAGATTTTAGAAAGATTTTTTCTCAATACTCAATAGCAGTTGGTTCTACTGGAAATCTTGGATTATCTATTGGAATAATGGGAGCTAAGCTAGGATTTAAAGTAACAGTTCATATGTCAGCAGATGCTAGACAATGGAAAAAAGATATGCTTAGAAGTAAAGGTGTCAATGTTATTGAATATAAAGAGGATTATAGCAAGGCTGTTGAAGAGGGACGTAAACAAGCTAGTCTTGATAAAAATTGTCATTTTATAGATGATGAAAATTCTAAAACTCTTTTCTTAGGTTATACAGTAGCTGCTCTTCGTCTAAAAAAACAGCTAGAGGAAAAAAATATAGTAATCACTAAGGAAAATCCTCTATTTGTTTATCTTCCTTGTGGAGTAGGAGGAGGTCCTGGTGGAGTTATGTTTGGTCTAAAATCTATTTTTGGAGATAGTGTCCACTGCTTTTTTGCTGAGCCAACTCACTCTCCTTGTATGACTCTTGGACTTGCTACTAAGCTACACGATAAAGTTTGTGTACAAGATTTTGGAATAGATAATAAAACTGCTGCTGATGGACTTGCCGTAGGTAGAGCATCTAGTTTTGTAGGTAGATGTGTAGAAAATATTGTATCTGGTTCTTATACTTTAAGCGATGAGCAAATGTATATATATCTAGCTCAAATGGCAGATTTAGAAAATATTTACCTTGAGCCTAGTGCTTTAGCTGGGGTAAAGGGAATAGAACTCATTGAAAAAGATAAGGTTGGAGAGAGTTATTTGAAAGCCCACAATATCAAAAAAGAAAATATCACTCATATAGCTTGGGCAACTGGTGGAAATATGGTTCCTAGAGATATTATGAATGAATATGTAAATAAAGGAAAAGAATTATTAAAATAA
- a CDS encoding helix-turn-helix domain-containing protein produces the protein MKNDILDLGLGKKIQNYRLNKKLTIKELSEKIGMTSSMLSQIERDLVNPSIATLRAISKALDVPLFMFFKEENNEELVVRANSRKSIGLPENNEVRYELLTPDTKGSIEFCMMNIPSYSFTEEIGQSHSGEEVAFILKGKVKIAIGSREYILNEGDSIRIPALTEHRWINEEKDEVKVIFAINPPSF, from the coding sequence ATGAAGAACGATATCTTAGATTTAGGTTTAGGAAAAAAAATTCAAAACTATAGATTAAATAAAAAACTTACAATAAAAGAGTTATCTGAAAAAATTGGAATGACATCTTCTATGTTAAGTCAGATAGAAAGAGATTTAGTTAATCCATCTATTGCTACTCTTAGAGCTATATCAAAAGCTTTAGATGTCCCTCTATTTATGTTTTTCAAAGAGGAAAATAATGAAGAGTTAGTAGTCAGAGCTAATAGTAGAAAATCTATTGGACTTCCAGAAAATAATGAAGTGAGATATGAGCTCTTAACTCCTGATACTAAAGGAAGTATTGAATTTTGTATGATGAATATCCCTAGTTACTCTTTCACTGAAGAGATAGGACAGAGTCATTCGGGAGAAGAGGTAGCTTTTATCTTAAAAGGGAAAGTTAAAATAGCAATTGGAAGTAGAGAGTATATTTTAAATGAGGGAGATAGTATTAGAATTCCTGCTCTTACTGAACATAGATGGATAAATGAAGAGAAAGATGAAGTAAAAGTTATCTTTGCTATCAATCCACCTAGTTTTTAA